A genome region from Polyodon spathula isolate WHYD16114869_AA chromosome 19, ASM1765450v1, whole genome shotgun sequence includes the following:
- the LOC121294513 gene encoding G2/mitotic-specific cyclin-B2-like isoform X2, with the protein MAFARRVANREVDNALLVKAKAPMGTRRPALEEISSNKFATKAPLIKKTERVYAPAVKATRPAGTKPPANVAPRKQPAAVERVPVSPPPMDVSMKEEELCQAFSDAMLDVDDIDADDAENPQLCSAYVKDIYQYLRQIEVQQSIRARYLEGQEINERMRAILVDWLIQVHSRFQLLQETLYMTIAVIDRFLQVQPVSRKKLQLVGVTAMLVASKYEEMYAPEIGDFVYITDNAFSKSQIREMEMLILKELNFELGRPLPLHFLRRASKAGCADAEKHTLAKYLMELTLLDYDLLHQHPSEIAAAALCLSQLLLDGSKWVSFILTCFSVHGSAELHWLFGRGSKVHNAAYGQKCGES; encoded by the exons ATGGCTTTCGCACGTCGCGTTGCT AACAGAGAGGTTGATAATGCCCTCCTTGTCAAGGCCAAGGCTCCCATGGGAACTAGGAGGCCTGCCCTAGAAGAGATTTCAAGTAACAAGTTTGCAACAAAGGCACCACTCATCAAG AAAACTGAGCGAGTCTATGCTCCTGCAGTAAAAGCAACCAGGCCAGCAGGCACCAAGCCGCCTGCTAATGTTGCACCTCGGAAACAACCTGCTGCAGTGGAGAGAGTTCCA GTTTCTCCGCCCCCAATGGATGTCTCCATGAAGGAGGAGGAATTGTGCCAGGCTTTCTCTGATGCCATGTTGGATGTAGATGACATAGATGCTGATGATGCAGAAAACCCCCAGCTCTGTTCAGCATATGTAAAAGATATCTATCAGTACTTAAGGCAAATTGAG GTGCAGCAGTCTATCCGTGCCAGGTATCTTGAAGGTCAGGAAATTAATGAGCGTATGCGTGCCATCTTGGTTGATTGGCTGATTCAGGTCCACTCAAGATTCCAGCTGCTGCAGGAAACTCTCTACATGACTATTGCTGTAATTGACAGGTTCTTGCAg GTCCAGCCCGTTTCTCGCAAAAAGCTTCAGTTGGTTGGTGTGACGGCCATGTTGGTTGCTTCAAAGTATGAAGAGATGTATGCTCCTGAGATCGGAGACTTTGTTTATATCACAGATAATGCTTTCTCCAAATCTCAAATCCGTGAAATGGAAATGCTCATCCTGAAGGAGCTGAACTTTGAGTTGGGACGTCCACTTCCCCTGCACTTTCTCAGGAGGGCTTCAAAGGCTGGCTGT GCTGATGCTGAGAAACATACTCTAGCAAAGTACCTGATGGAGCTAACCCTGCTGGACTATGACTTGCTGCACCAACACCCTTCTGAGATAGCAGCTGCTGCCCTTTGCTTGTCGCAGCTTCTCTTGGATGGAAGCAAATGG GTGAGCTTCATATTGACCTGTTTTTCAGTCCATGGCTCAGCAGAGCTACACTGGCTATTCGGAAGAGGATCTAAAGTCCATAATGCAGCATATGGCCAAAAATGTGGTGAAAGTTAA
- the LOC121294513 gene encoding G2/mitotic-specific cyclin-B2-like isoform X1, with product MAFARRVANREVDNALLVKAKAPMGTRRPALEEISSNKFATKAPLIKKTERVYAPAVKATRPAGTKPPANVAPRKQPAAVERVPVSPPPMDVSMKEEELCQAFSDAMLDVDDIDADDAENPQLCSAYVKDIYQYLRQIEVQQSIRARYLEGQEINERMRAILVDWLIQVHSRFQLLQETLYMTIAVIDRFLQVQPVSRKKLQLVGVTAMLVASKYEEMYAPEIGDFVYITDNAFSKSQIREMEMLILKELNFELGRPLPLHFLRRASKAGCADAEKHTLAKYLMELTLLDYDLLHQHPSEIAAAALCLSQLLLDGSKWSMAQQSYTGYSEEDLKSIMQHMAKNVVKVNEGLTKHTAIKNKYASSKLMRISAISQLKSPALKALAAPLLGNI from the exons ATGGCTTTCGCACGTCGCGTTGCT AACAGAGAGGTTGATAATGCCCTCCTTGTCAAGGCCAAGGCTCCCATGGGAACTAGGAGGCCTGCCCTAGAAGAGATTTCAAGTAACAAGTTTGCAACAAAGGCACCACTCATCAAG AAAACTGAGCGAGTCTATGCTCCTGCAGTAAAAGCAACCAGGCCAGCAGGCACCAAGCCGCCTGCTAATGTTGCACCTCGGAAACAACCTGCTGCAGTGGAGAGAGTTCCA GTTTCTCCGCCCCCAATGGATGTCTCCATGAAGGAGGAGGAATTGTGCCAGGCTTTCTCTGATGCCATGTTGGATGTAGATGACATAGATGCTGATGATGCAGAAAACCCCCAGCTCTGTTCAGCATATGTAAAAGATATCTATCAGTACTTAAGGCAAATTGAG GTGCAGCAGTCTATCCGTGCCAGGTATCTTGAAGGTCAGGAAATTAATGAGCGTATGCGTGCCATCTTGGTTGATTGGCTGATTCAGGTCCACTCAAGATTCCAGCTGCTGCAGGAAACTCTCTACATGACTATTGCTGTAATTGACAGGTTCTTGCAg GTCCAGCCCGTTTCTCGCAAAAAGCTTCAGTTGGTTGGTGTGACGGCCATGTTGGTTGCTTCAAAGTATGAAGAGATGTATGCTCCTGAGATCGGAGACTTTGTTTATATCACAGATAATGCTTTCTCCAAATCTCAAATCCGTGAAATGGAAATGCTCATCCTGAAGGAGCTGAACTTTGAGTTGGGACGTCCACTTCCCCTGCACTTTCTCAGGAGGGCTTCAAAGGCTGGCTGT GCTGATGCTGAGAAACATACTCTAGCAAAGTACCTGATGGAGCTAACCCTGCTGGACTATGACTTGCTGCACCAACACCCTTCTGAGATAGCAGCTGCTGCCCTTTGCTTGTCGCAGCTTCTCTTGGATGGAAGCAAATGG TCCATGGCTCAGCAGAGCTACACTGGCTATTCGGAAGAGGATCTAAAGTCCATAATGCAGCATATGGCCAAAAATGTGGTGAAAGTTAATGAAGGCCTGACCAAGCACACA GCTATCAAGAACAAATATGCAAGTAGCAAATTAATGAGAATAAGCGCTATTTCACAGCTGAAGTCTCCTGCCCTCAAGGCACTTGCTGCACCACTACTTGGCAACATCTGA